From a single Bradyrhizobium sediminis genomic region:
- the mtnA gene encoding S-methyl-5-thioribose-1-phosphate isomerase, which produces MRVGDRHFRSIWLEQDGWSVGAIDQRRLPHDFVTVRLATSGAAADAIRSMLVRGAPLIGATAAYGVALAMRADPSDIALDQACKTLMATRPTAINLRWALDEMRTLLRPLPPQQRTAAAYARATAIAEEDIAINQGIGRNGLELIEKIAATKQQGERINVLTHCNAGWLATVDWGTATAPVYLAHDRGHSIHVWVDETRPRNQGASLTAWELGHHGVPHTVIPDNTGGHLMQHGMVDLVIVGTDRVTADGDVCNKIGTYLKALAAHDNGVPFYVALPSPTIDFSVADGVREIPIEQRGAEEVTHMTGQTADGRIETVRIVPDGSPVANYGFDVTPARLVTGLITERGVLKPDRAALAAAFPERTAAAAE; this is translated from the coding sequence ATGAGGGTCGGAGACAGGCACTTCCGCAGCATCTGGCTCGAGCAGGACGGCTGGTCGGTCGGCGCGATCGACCAGCGCCGGCTGCCGCACGATTTTGTCACGGTCCGGCTCGCGACCTCCGGTGCCGCGGCGGATGCGATCCGGTCGATGCTGGTGCGCGGTGCGCCATTGATCGGCGCGACCGCGGCCTACGGGGTCGCGCTGGCGATGCGGGCCGACCCGTCGGATATAGCACTCGATCAGGCCTGCAAGACGCTGATGGCGACCCGGCCGACGGCGATCAACCTGCGGTGGGCGCTCGACGAGATGCGGACCCTGTTGCGGCCGTTGCCGCCGCAGCAGCGGACCGCAGCCGCCTACGCGCGCGCGACCGCTATTGCCGAAGAAGACATCGCCATCAACCAGGGCATCGGCCGGAACGGCCTCGAGCTGATCGAAAAGATCGCCGCCACCAAGCAACAGGGCGAGCGCATCAACGTGCTGACCCATTGCAACGCCGGCTGGCTGGCGACGGTCGACTGGGGCACCGCGACCGCGCCGGTCTATCTGGCGCACGACCGCGGCCACTCCATCCACGTCTGGGTCGACGAGACCCGCCCGCGCAATCAGGGCGCCTCGCTGACCGCCTGGGAGCTCGGCCATCACGGCGTGCCGCATACCGTCATCCCCGACAACACCGGCGGGCATCTGATGCAGCATGGCATGGTCGATCTCGTGATCGTCGGCACCGACCGCGTCACCGCCGACGGCGACGTCTGCAACAAGATCGGCACCTACCTGAAGGCACTCGCCGCGCATGACAATGGCGTGCCGTTCTATGTGGCGCTGCCGTCGCCGACCATCGATTTCAGCGTCGCCGACGGGGTCAGGGAGATTCCGATCGAGCAGCGCGGCGCCGAGGAAGTCACGCACATGACGGGGCAGACCGCCGATGGCAGGATCGAGACGGTGCGGATCGTGCCTGACGGTTCGCCGGTTGCGAATTATGGTTTTGATGTCACGCCGGCGCGGCTGGTGACGGGGCTGATCACCGAGCGCGGGGTGCTGAAGCCCGATCGCGCCGCGCTGGCTGCCGCGTTCCCCGAGCGGACAGCGGCAGCGGCCGAATAG